A genomic stretch from Methanobacterium sp. includes:
- a CDS encoding TIR domain-containing protein, producing the protein MFESELKVHKLFISHIGENEKEYDLINEKLSSAHEFEYKNFSILKKDKLEEKELQKQIESANVVIILSGLYNNYNNIIKNQIDISMKLNKPIIVIRPYGMEDVPPELEEIAAEVIGWNAPCVIDAIEENYLE; encoded by the coding sequence ATGTTTGAGTCAGAATTAAAGGTTCATAAACTATTTATAAGCCACATCGGCGAAAATGAAAAGGAATATGACTTAATAAATGAAAAACTTTCATCTGCTCATGAATTTGAATATAAAAATTTCAGCATACTCAAAAAAGATAAACTTGAAGAAAAAGAGCTTCAAAAGCAGATAGAATCAGCAAATGTAGTTATAATTCTTTCAGGATTGTATAATAATTATAATAATATTATAAAAAATCAAATTGATATTTCAATGAAATTAAATAAGCCTATTATTGTTATAAGGCCGTATGGAATGGAAGACGTACCTCCAGAGCTTGAAGAAATTGCAGCAGAGGTTATAGGTTGGAATGCGCCATGTGTAATTGATGCAATCGAAGAAAATTATTTAGAATAA
- a CDS encoding molybdopterin molybdotransferase MoeA yields MFLSKLIPLKEALDIINGFNVKISVEKISLKDTYNRVLAENIESLLDSPSFDNSAMDGYALKAEDTFGFSQSNPTYLKVVDSIGAGKASKITVKNGEAIKIATGAPIPQGANAVLMEEYTQKKENDLEVSSTVAPGENVSSRAEDFKKGDLLLKSGKKLRPQDVGIIASAGYSEITVFKKPRIGVITTGSELVMPKTPLNEAEVINSNYYTLKALVESTQAIPDITHCVDDANKVKDQIKTFLKSCDAVITTGGTAISKGDVVVDVVSELGDVLIHGVAIKPGKPFGFGMVDQTPIFMLSGYPVASMVQFDVFVRDTLLKMQQIYRKPPIIKKKASRKIASSLGRTEYIRADTDGNSAYPLKIKGSGIIRSMVESNSYIIIEENVEGIEKGEECNVLLYEALNV; encoded by the coding sequence ATGTTTTTATCTAAATTAATACCTCTTAAAGAAGCACTGGACATAATAAATGGTTTTAATGTCAAAATATCGGTTGAAAAAATATCTCTTAAAGATACATATAATCGAGTGCTTGCAGAAAACATTGAATCACTTTTAGATTCCCCCTCTTTTGATAATTCAGCCATGGATGGTTATGCCCTAAAAGCAGAGGATACATTTGGATTTTCACAAAGTAATCCTACATATTTAAAAGTTGTTGACAGTATTGGTGCAGGAAAAGCATCAAAAATCACAGTAAAAAATGGAGAAGCCATAAAAATTGCAACAGGAGCACCCATACCTCAAGGAGCAAATGCTGTTTTGATGGAAGAGTATACACAAAAAAAAGAGAATGATTTAGAAGTTTCAAGTACAGTTGCACCGGGTGAAAATGTTTCTTCCAGGGCTGAAGACTTTAAAAAAGGTGATTTACTCTTAAAATCTGGAAAAAAATTAAGGCCACAGGATGTGGGAATAATAGCCTCTGCCGGATACAGTGAAATAACTGTTTTTAAAAAGCCACGAATAGGTGTCATTACCACTGGTAGCGAGCTTGTAATGCCAAAAACTCCATTAAATGAGGCAGAAGTTATAAATTCAAATTATTACACATTAAAAGCGCTGGTAGAAAGCACTCAAGCAATCCCTGACATTACCCATTGTGTTGATGATGCTAACAAAGTTAAAGATCAAATTAAAACATTTTTAAAATCCTGTGATGCAGTAATAACCACTGGAGGCACTGCAATTAGTAAAGGAGATGTTGTAGTGGACGTAGTTAGTGAATTAGGTGATGTTTTAATTCATGGTGTTGCCATTAAACCAGGAAAACCTTTTGGGTTCGGAATGGTTGATCAAACTCCTATATTCATGCTTTCTGGCTATCCTGTAGCTTCAATGGTACAGTTTGACGTTTTTGTGCGTGATACTCTCCTTAAAATGCAACAAATTTATAGAAAACCTCCCATTATTAAAAAAAAAGCCTCAAGAAAAATTGCATCATCTCTGGGAAGAACCGAATATATAAGGGCAGATACCGATGGAAATTCAGCCTATCCCCTTAAAATTAAAGGATCAGGAATTATAAGATCCATGGTGGAGTCTAATTCTTATATTATAATAGAAGAGAATGTTGAAGGTATTGAAAAGGGTGAAGAGTGTAATGTTTTACTTTATGAAGCTCTAAATGTTTGA